The genomic region aagagATAGAATGCTTGATTAAAGTAAAATTTATTCGAACTGTACGATATGTGGAATGGGTTTCGAATATTGTTCCTGtgatgaagaaaaatgaaaagttaAGAGTATGCATTGATTTTCGAGATTTGAATAATGCTACTCCAAAGGATGAATACTTTATGCCAATTGCAGATATGTTGATCGATTCTGCAGCGGGAAATGAAATCTTAAGTTTTATAGACGGTTATTCGGGATATAACCAGATCTTCATTACAGAAGATGATGTGTCCAAAACTGCTTTTTGTTGTCCTGGGGAATTAGGCACTTATGAATGGGTAGTTATGCCCTTTGGTTTGAAAAATGCTGGTGCTACTTATCAATGAGCAATGAATGCTATATTTCATGACTTTATTAGAAAATTTATGGAAGTGTATGTCGATGACGTCATGGGAAAATCGATTTCGGTGAATCAACATATTGATCACTTACGAAAAGCATTTGTtacaatgaaaaagaagggatTAAAAATGAACCCTTTAAAATGTGCTTTTGGGGTATCGGCTGGAAATTTCCTAGGTTTTGTTGTTCATAAAAAAGAGATTGCAATCGATAAGGCAGATGCAATTTTGGTGTTATCTGCACCCAAATCGAAAAAAGTACAATCCTTCCTAGGAAAGGTGAATTATCTCAGAAGATTTATTTCGAATCTTTCTGGTCAAACTCGAGTATTTTCACCTTTAGTGAAGCTAAAAAATGACTCGGAGTTCGAATGGACGAATGAGCATCAGTCAGCATTCAATTCGATTAAAGCTTATTTATCTAAGGCTCCGATTATGGCAAACATTCGCCCACATGAGCCCTTGAAATTGTATATTGCGGCGTCTATAAACACAATTGGGTGTATGTTAGCCCAAGATGATGAAAATGGGCATGAACGGGCTgtttattaccttagtcgagttTTAACTGACATCGAGACGAGGTATTCTTCAATAGAGAAATTATGTTTGTCTTTATACTATGCCTGTATAAAATTAAAATGTTATATGGTGGCTAAATCAGTGAAAGTTATAGCACAAACTGATATCATCAAATATATGTTAAGTTTCCCAATGTTACAGGGATGTTTAGGGAAATGGATGCTAGCGTTGATCGAATTTGATTTACAATACGTCCCGGCCAAAGCTGTGAAGGGTcaggtcattgcagattttcttGTCGATAATTCGAATAATCTAAATGACCAGGGGGCAAATGTAGTTGACATTGAGGTTGATTATTGGAAGTTGTATTTTGATGGATCGAAGCATAAAGATGGTGCAGGGGTTGAAATTCTTATTATGTTGCCAGAAGGGATTCCCtctgaatttttatttgaattaaagtATCCTTGCTCGAATAATGTGGCAGAGTATGAAGCTTTGATTCTGGGTCTCGAAATATTAATTAGTAAAGGGGCATCAAAAGTTTAAATATTAGGGGATTCTCAGTTggttttgaagcagttatcaaAGGAGTTTAAATGCAATAATGAGAAGTTGTAAAAAATATTTAACTGCTTGGGAGTTGTTAACTTCCTTTCGAAAAGTTTCTTTGGTTCACATCCCAAGGATTCATAATGGAATTACTAATGAATTAGCCCAAATTGCTTCGAGATATAGAATCAGTGCATAGACTCTCAATAAATTGTCTAGTGTCCATCAAATATTAGTGCCTGCGAATGAAAGAGAGGCTTTTTGTGTGGATGAATGGGAAGATGATGATTGGAGAAAGCCTATTGCTGAGTATTTGAAAAATCCCAACACTTCAgttgaaagaaagataaaattacAGGCGATAAATTTTGTCTTAATGGCTGATGAATTATATAAGAAAGGAATCGATGGAAGTTTGTCGAGATGTTTAGGCCTAGATGATCAAAGTATTGCTTTGGGTGAAGTCCATAGTGGGATATGTGGTGCACATCAGGCTGGAAAGAAGATGAAGTGAATGTTATATCGCAATCATGTGTATTGGCCATCTATGATAAAAGACTGTATTGATTATGCAAAGGCATGTCAAGAGTGTCAAAAGCATGGTTGGATATAACAGATCCCAACATCTGAGTTGCATTCGATcataaagttatagccatttagaggttgggctttGGATCTGATTGGGTTAATTCACCCTCCTTCATCGAAATAGCATAAGTTTATCTTGGTAGCGATcgattacttcacaaagtgggtTGAAGCAGTTTTCCTAATAGAATTTGGTCAAAATGAAATAATAGACTTCATTGAGGAACATATAATTCATCGATTTGGAATTCCTTAGATATTGAGTACTTATCAAGGGACTATGTTTACTGGTCAGCGAATTAAGAATATTGCAGCCTCGAGAAATATCAATATGGTTACCTCAACTCCTTATTATGCGCAAGCTAATTGGCAAGTAGAGGcagcaaataaaattttgataagtCTGATCAAGAAGCATATCGGGAATAAACCTCGAACATGGCATGAAATTTTAAGCCAAGTATTATGGGCTTATCGAAATTCACCAAGGGGATCAACAAATACTTCACCTTATAAATTAGTTTATGGCCATGATGTAGTGCTACCACTAGAGATTAATTTGAATACTTTAAGAGTATCGAAACAGAATGATTTGCCAGTCGATGATTACTGGAATGCAATATTTGATGAGTTGAATGAATTGGATTCGGAGCGAATCCTGGCACTTGAGAGTATGATTCGACAAAAAGAGAGTGTTGCTCGAAGTTATAATCGTCGAATAAGAGAAAATTATTTCAGTATAGGTGAATtggttttaaaagttatttttcccatggaaaagaaattgaaattccTTGGTAAATGGTCCCATACTTGGGAAGGTCCATTCCAAGTGATAGGATTGTATTCGGAAAATGCATATCGAATTAAAGATATCAAATCGGGAAATATGATTGATTCGATTAATGAAAAATACTTAAAGCAATATTTTTGTTTGCCGATTTGAAGTCAGGATGCATAAGTCTGAGAGAAAGTAAGATTATTACAAATACTGAAATCAATACTGAAATCTACGAGGAATGAGGTGTCAGGAGTCTTGCCAGGTCTGAGCGTAGCCTTGCTCTGTTGTTGTCCAAAGTTGAGAGTGCCTCAGCATGCTTGAACTTTTCAAATTGGACCttgtcaagttgtttcttatattCTTCTTGCTTGGTCTCAATAGAAACAATTTCTTGAATGATTTGCTGTTGTTCTTGCTGGGCAGTAGTCAAGGGTATGGCTATTTCAGCTCGTCTCTCGCGTACTTTGACAAGCTTTTCATTGATTCGGGCCAATTCTGTTTTGAGTTTTATCTCTTCTTTGTTATGAAAAGGTTGAATATAAATAGCGTGAGAGATTCTCAGATCGAATTCTTCACGAGAAGCTTTTTTCGGTTGAAGAGCAGAGGAGCAATTATCTACTTCAGTTGTGATCTTAGCCTCTTCGTTTTTGATCTCTTGGAGTTTATTCTGGAAAGCTACATTGTTATTGGCAAGCTGTTTGAATTATTGGATTATGGCAGAATACGGGATAGAAGCCGGAAATTCAGAGGGAGAATTTAAAAGATCAGATAAAAGCTGGTTGAGAAGGGCATCCTTGATCCATGCAATAGGTGGATGATCCAAGAGTTTAAGAAGTGACCGAAGCTGTTCTCGAGTGTCAACATCCAATTGGAACAGAGGAATGGATGAAGATGGTTTAGGAAGTGTTGGTGCGAGAATAGGCACTTCATCCTCTTGGATAACTCGATTTAAGACGGAGATCAGGTTAGCCAATGTCGCACTTGTAGGTGTGGTGGAAGTGCCCAAGTCTATAGACTCTTGTCCGGGAGGAGTTTGAAATTCAGCTTGTTGAGGGGGACTGGAGAATCCTTGGGGAGTTTCGAAGACTCTGGATCGAGGTGAATCTGAATTGGTAGTCTCAGCAACTCGAGAGACAGAGTCAGAGTCTGAGGCCACTAGGTTTTCAGCAGAAAGTGCAGCTTGAATGTTGAGTGAGGGTGGTCTAAGGATTTGAGTTTGTGTCGAAGAATACTGTGTAAGGTCTTTCGTCAAATCAATCACCTGTGTTTCAGGGGGACGAAGAAAAGCGACCTGTAGTGGTTCGACAGATTCTGTAGCTTGAATTGAATCATGAGACGTGGAGTGTCCCAGATCCAGGTGTTATTGCAGAAGTGGTTGATCAGGTCCCACAGGGGATGTGATTGAGTGAGCAGCAGTGGTAGGCTGATATAAAAGGGACACAGTTATAAGTTAAGATTTATTCGAATTCAAATGAAATATATATAGAAATGATGATGTTACCATAATAAGTCTTAGTTTTCGAGTTAACTGAGCACCAGGGTCTGAATCAGCTGTATCCTCTGATTGAGAGGAAGCAGTAAGAATGTTCCGAATGGTTTGCtagtgcacaaaattgttactctcttacaatttcgcacacatgaccagcaagtgcactgggtcgtccaagtaataccttacgtgagtaagggtcgaatcccacggagattgttggtttgaagcaatctatggttatcttgtaaatcttagtcagaaaatcaattatgtttatcagtttaaATAGTGGAAAATAAAGGAGtgcgaattaaatacttgttgtgcagtattggagaatatgttggagttttggagatgctttgtcctttgaatctctgctctctccctatcttcttcttcacgcacgcacgtccctcctatggcaagctgtgtgttggaggatcaccgttgtcaatggctaccatccttcctttcagtgaaaatggtccaggtgcgctgtcaccgcacggctaatcatctgtaggttctcgatcataccggaataggattcgctatccttttgcatctgtcactacgcccagcactcgcgagtttgaagcttgtcacaatcatccaatcctagaatcctactaggaataccacagacaaggtttatactttccggattctcaaggatgctgccaatggattctagcttatacaacggagattctgattaaggaatctaagagatattcatttaatctaatgtagaacggaggtgattgtcagacacacgttcatggattgaggaaggtgatgcatgtcacggatcatcaccttctccataattaggcgcgaatggatatcttagataggaacacgcatgtttgaatggaaaacagagatacttgcattaattcatcgaggcacagtagagctcctcacccccaacaatggagtttagagactcatgccgtcaaaaggtacaaagttcagatctaaaatgtcatgagataccaaataaatctctaaaagttgttttaaatactaaactggtaacctaggtttacagaaaatgagtaaactatgacagatagtgcagaaatccacttctggggcccacttggtgtgtgctggggctgagactaaagcttctcacgtgcctgggctattttggacgttcaacgccaggttgtaacctgtttctagcgttgaactccacttt from Arachis ipaensis cultivar K30076 chromosome B02, Araip1.1, whole genome shotgun sequence harbors:
- the LOC110269254 gene encoding uncharacterized protein LOC110269254; its protein translation is MFTGQRIKNIAASRNINMVTSTPYYAQANWQVEAANKILISLIKKHIGNKPRTWHEILSQVLWAYRNSPRGSTNTSPYKLVYGHDVVLPLEINLNTLRVSKQNDLPVDDYWNAIFDELNELDSERILALESMIRQKESVARSYNRRIRENYFSIGELVLKVIFPMEKKLKFLGKWSHTWEGPFQVIGLYSENAYRIKDIKSGNMIDSINEKYLKQYFCLPI